One Streptomyces mobaraensis NBRC 13819 = DSM 40847 DNA segment encodes these proteins:
- a CDS encoding DUF11 domain-containing protein, translating to MSLFPYKQSFAGSATPPGWKLHGSARMTGQGWLSLTPAQPFKAGTALLDVAFPSSDGISVQFDLAAYGGGDPADGMSFFLIDGAHETDVGGPGGALGYACYRKGQPDRRPGVSHGYVGIGVDQHGSFSNPSEAGDTGPGSRPDSAVLRGSGDAYDGYRYLVGASLPPLGTGREQPTRLLLSIIDRKVTVSVREDDNWRRLIDGYDLRNAPGQAALPATLKLGLSAATGALTNNYEVRDLEVTLPAEFPLAMTGPRTVRAGSPIGYRITVENKGPNAVPDAKVTGKLPTEVTGAAFGPLELGGGATAGTGTVTDGTFTQPLCLPVGGTAVIPLDGTVATGTSGSITCDATVTSETRANIATRYSDSVTTTVTAPPSAEVPLGMRGPATADSGKQISYTMTVENKGPDAVPAARLTGTLTPHLTGPAFETPQLSGGATAGEGTISGGDFTQPLHLPRGGAAVIRVTGTVERGFTGDITSTSKIETPDVVNTSPDKAGSVTTRVSPPKIDITIKTKNGFEQSWPPEAAGYVWSYTFTLAASENRVQQWQLSFDGLPAGSRVNPAVTDHWYTVVKDGSADGHVVIESPATGHSIEPGTPLDVQVQVLHRSLAESNEGLVYNLQGIALREGGR from the coding sequence ATGTCGTTGTTCCCCTACAAGCAGTCCTTCGCCGGCTCCGCCACCCCGCCCGGCTGGAAGCTGCACGGCTCCGCGCGGATGACCGGCCAGGGCTGGCTCAGCCTCACGCCGGCGCAGCCGTTCAAGGCGGGGACCGCCCTGCTGGACGTCGCCTTCCCCAGCAGCGACGGCATCTCGGTACAGTTCGACCTCGCCGCGTACGGCGGCGGCGACCCGGCCGACGGGATGTCGTTCTTCCTCATCGACGGCGCGCACGAGACCGACGTGGGCGGCCCCGGCGGCGCCCTCGGCTACGCCTGCTACCGCAAGGGGCAGCCGGACCGGCGGCCCGGGGTCTCCCACGGCTACGTCGGCATCGGCGTCGACCAGCACGGCTCGTTCTCCAACCCGAGCGAGGCCGGCGACACCGGGCCCGGGTCGCGGCCGGACAGCGCCGTGCTGCGCGGCTCGGGCGACGCGTACGACGGCTACCGCTACCTCGTCGGCGCGTCCCTGCCCCCGCTGGGCACCGGCCGGGAGCAGCCCACCCGCCTCCTCCTCTCGATCATCGACCGCAAGGTGACCGTCTCCGTCCGCGAGGACGACAACTGGCGGCGCCTGATCGACGGTTACGACCTGCGGAACGCCCCCGGGCAAGCCGCGCTCCCGGCCACGCTGAAGCTCGGCCTGTCGGCCGCCACGGGCGCGCTCACCAACAACTACGAGGTCCGCGACCTCGAAGTGACGCTCCCCGCCGAATTCCCGCTGGCCATGACGGGACCCCGGACGGTGAGGGCCGGCTCGCCGATCGGCTACCGGATCACGGTCGAGAACAAGGGCCCCAACGCCGTCCCGGACGCCAAGGTCACCGGCAAGCTCCCGACCGAGGTGACCGGTGCCGCCTTCGGACCGCTCGAACTCGGCGGCGGCGCCACGGCGGGCACCGGCACCGTCACCGACGGGACGTTCACCCAGCCGCTGTGCCTCCCGGTGGGCGGCACGGCCGTCATCCCGCTCGACGGCACCGTCGCGACCGGTACCAGCGGCAGCATCACCTGCGACGCGACCGTCACCTCGGAGACGCGGGCCAACATCGCGACCCGGTACTCCGACTCCGTCACCACGACGGTCACGGCACCGCCGTCCGCCGAAGTCCCCCTCGGAATGCGGGGGCCGGCCACGGCCGACTCGGGCAAGCAGATCTCCTACACCATGACGGTCGAGAACAAGGGCCCGGACGCCGTACCCGCCGCCAGGCTCACGGGCACCCTCACCCCGCACCTCACCGGACCGGCGTTCGAGACGCCCCAGCTCTCCGGGGGCGCGACGGCCGGCGAAGGCACCATCTCGGGCGGGGACTTCACCCAGCCCCTGCACCTGCCCCGGGGCGGGGCGGCCGTCATCCGCGTCACCGGCACGGTCGAGCGCGGCTTCACCGGCGACATCACCAGCACGTCGAAGATCGAGACACCGGACGTCGTCAACACCTCGCCGGACAAGGCCGGGAGCGTGACGACCAGGGTGAGCCCGCCGAAGATCGACATCACCATCAAGACGAAGAACGGGTTCGAGCAGAGCTGGCCTCCCGAGGCCGCCGGATACGTCTGGTCCTACACCTTCACCCTGGCCGCCAGCGAGAACCGCGTCCAGCAGTGGCAGCTCTCCTTCGACGGGCTGCCGGCCGGGAGCCGGGTCAACCCGGCGGTCACGGACCACTGGTACACGGTGGTGAAGGACGGCAGCGCGGACGGACACGTCGTCATCGAGTCCCCGGCGACCGGGCACAGCATCGAGCCCGGGACACCGCTGGACGTCCAGGTGCAGGTGCTGCACCGCTCCCTCGCCGAGTCCAACGAGGGCCTGGTCTACAACCTCCAGGGGATCGCCTTGAGGGAGGGCGGCCGCTGA
- a CDS encoding PadR family transcriptional regulator produces MALEHAILVSLLEKPGSGYELARRFERSIGYFWTATHQQIYRVLKRMVGDGWIDVREVPQQGRPDKKEYSVAGPGREALARWLREPVEPEGLRHDLAVKIRGAAFGDPAELVDEVERHRRVHAERLTHYLAGERRDFTGPEAPPALDAGQELQHAVLRGGIAYERMTLAWLDDVLATLRRIGSGRR; encoded by the coding sequence ATGGCGCTCGAGCACGCGATCCTCGTTTCCCTGCTGGAGAAGCCGGGCTCCGGCTATGAGCTGGCCCGGCGGTTCGAGCGGTCCATCGGGTACTTCTGGACCGCCACCCACCAGCAGATCTACCGCGTCCTGAAGCGGATGGTGGGCGACGGCTGGATCGACGTCCGGGAGGTGCCCCAGCAAGGGCGGCCGGACAAGAAGGAGTACTCGGTGGCGGGCCCGGGCCGCGAGGCGCTCGCCCGCTGGCTGCGGGAGCCGGTCGAGCCGGAGGGCCTCCGGCACGATCTGGCGGTGAAGATCCGGGGCGCGGCCTTCGGGGATCCGGCCGAGCTGGTCGACGAGGTCGAGCGGCACCGCCGGGTGCACGCCGAGCGGCTCACCCACTATCTCGCGGGCGAGCGGCGCGACTTCACCGGCCCCGAGGCGCCTCCGGCGCTCGACGCCGGGCAGGAGCTCCAGCACGCCGTCCTGCGCGGCGGGATCGCCTACGAGCGGATGACGCTCGCCTGGCTGGACGACGTCCTCGCCACCCTGCGCCGCATCGGCTCCGGACGCCGTTGA